The following coding sequences are from one Beggiatoa alba B18LD window:
- a CDS encoding nickel-dependent hydrogenase large subunit, with product MAVVTTPNGFSLDDSGKRVVVDPVTRIEGHMRCEVNLDENNVIRNAVSTGTMWRGLEVILKGRDPRDAWAFCERICGVCTGTHALVSVRAVEDAAGIKIPTNANIIRNLMQLCLYAHDHLVHFYHLHALDWVDVVSALKADPKKTSELAQSISSWPLSSPGYFLDIQTRLKAFVESGQLGPFMNGYWGNPAYKLPPEANLMAVAHYLEALDFQKEIVKIHTVFGGKNPHPNWLVGGMPCAINLDNTGAVGAINMERLNMVSSIIDQTIDFIDKVYVPDLKAIAMFYKDWLYGGGLSGKNVLSYGEFPDIANDYTNKSLLMPAGAILNGDLSTVHDVDLRDPSQIQEFVSHSWYAYADESKGLHPWDGVTEPKFELGSKSKGTKTNIEQIDESAKYSWIKSPRWKGHAMEVGPLARYIIGYAKNMPEFKEPVDKLLSDLGLPVTALFSTLGRTAARGLEASWSAHEMRRQFDKLIANIKAGDSNTANMEKWDPTLWGKVKGVGYGEAPRGALGHWVVVENGKIANYQAVVPTTWNASPRDPQGQIGAYEASLLDTPVAVADQPLEILRTLHSFDPCLACSTHVISPDGQELAKVKVL from the coding sequence ATGGCAGTGGTAACAACCCCTAACGGGTTTTCTTTAGATGATAGTGGCAAACGGGTTGTTGTTGACCCTGTCACCCGTATCGAAGGGCATATGCGTTGTGAGGTCAATTTAGACGAAAACAACGTCATTCGTAACGCCGTTTCTACGGGGACAATGTGGCGCGGTTTAGAAGTGATTTTAAAAGGGCGCGACCCCCGCGATGCTTGGGCATTCTGTGAGCGGATTTGTGGCGTTTGTACAGGCACACACGCGCTTGTCTCTGTTCGTGCGGTAGAAGATGCAGCAGGGATTAAAATCCCAACCAATGCGAATATCATTCGTAACTTAATGCAACTCTGTTTATACGCACATGACCATTTAGTTCATTTTTATCATTTACATGCATTAGACTGGGTCGATGTCGTTAGCGCGTTAAAAGCCGACCCGAAAAAAACCTCTGAATTAGCCCAAAGTATTTCCAGTTGGCCCCTATCCTCCCCTGGATATTTCCTTGATATTCAAACCCGTTTAAAAGCTTTCGTCGAATCAGGACAACTAGGGCCATTCATGAATGGCTACTGGGGCAACCCTGCGTATAAACTACCGCCCGAAGCCAACTTAATGGCGGTTGCGCATTACTTAGAAGCCCTAGATTTCCAAAAAGAAATTGTTAAAATTCACACTGTATTCGGTGGAAAAAATCCCCATCCTAACTGGCTGGTTGGCGGGATGCCCTGCGCAATTAACTTGGATAATACGGGCGCGGTCGGGGCGATTAACATGGAACGCCTCAACATGGTCAGCAGTATCATCGACCAAACCATCGACTTTATTGACAAGGTCTATGTCCCTGACCTTAAAGCCATTGCCATGTTTTACAAAGACTGGTTATATGGCGGTGGTTTATCAGGTAAAAACGTACTGTCTTATGGTGAATTCCCTGATATTGCAAACGACTACACCAATAAGAGCCTGTTAATGCCTGCAGGCGCGATTCTTAACGGCGACTTATCCACCGTTCACGATGTCGACCTACGTGACCCTAGCCAAATTCAAGAGTTTGTCAGTCATTCATGGTATGCCTACGCCGATGAAAGCAAAGGCTTACACCCATGGGACGGCGTTACTGAGCCAAAATTTGAACTCGGTAGCAAATCCAAAGGCACAAAGACCAACATCGAACAAATCGACGAATCTGCCAAATACTCTTGGATTAAATCCCCCCGTTGGAAAGGTCACGCGATGGAAGTCGGGCCTTTGGCTCGCTACATCATCGGCTACGCCAAAAACATGCCCGAGTTTAAAGAACCCGTCGACAAACTATTAAGCGACTTAGGGCTACCCGTTACCGCGCTGTTTTCCACCTTAGGACGCACCGCTGCGCGGGGTTTAGAAGCCTCTTGGTCAGCCCATGAAATGCGTCGCCAATTCGACAAACTCATTGCCAACATCAAAGCAGGCGATTCCAACACCGCCAATATGGAAAAATGGGACCCAACCTTATGGGGTAAAGTCAAAGGGGTTGGCTACGGGGAAGCCCCACGTGGTGCACTAGGACATTGGGTTGTCGTTGAAAATGGCAAAATTGCCAACTATCAAGCCGTTGTCCCTACCACATGGAACGCCTCACCGCGTGACCCACAAGGACAAATCGGTGCATACGAAGCCTCACTACTCGACACCCCCGTCGCTGTGGCTGACCAACCCTTAGAAATCTTACGGACACTACACAGTTTTGACCCTTGTTTAGCCTGCTCTACCCACGTCATCTCCCCTGACGGGCAAGAACTGGCAAAAGTCAAAGTTTTATAA
- a CDS encoding hydrogenase small subunit — MSTTDTYYEVMRRQGITRRSFLKFCSLTAAALGLGPEYVGQIAHAMETKPRTPVVWLHGLECTCCSESFIRSAHPLAKDVVLSMLSLDYDDTLMAAAGHQAEACLEETITKYKGNYILAVEGNPPLNEDGMYCIIGGKPFVEQLKRAAEGAKAIIAWGSCASWGCVQAAKPNPTQATPVHKVILDKPVIKIPGCPPIAEVMTGVVTYMLTFGRLPELDRQGRPKMFYGQRIHDKCYRRPHFDAGQYVETWDDENARKGYCLYKVGCKGPTTYNACSTVRWNEGVSFPIGSGHGCIGCSEDGFWDKGSFYDRVTDVGHYFDGAAKMGEHIGVEAQADKVGMVAAGAVGGAIVAHIAATAIQRARKGNTIQTTDSSDNAVERSEQ; from the coding sequence ATGTCCACAACTGATACCTACTACGAGGTGATGCGCCGACAAGGCATCACTCGGCGGAGTTTCCTCAAATTTTGCAGTCTAACTGCTGCCGCATTGGGTTTAGGGCCCGAATATGTCGGACAAATTGCTCATGCAATGGAAACTAAACCACGTACCCCTGTCGTTTGGTTACACGGCTTAGAATGTACCTGTTGCTCTGAATCCTTTATTCGCTCCGCGCATCCCCTCGCTAAGGATGTGGTGCTTTCCATGTTGTCATTGGATTATGACGATACGTTAATGGCTGCCGCTGGACATCAAGCCGAAGCCTGTTTAGAAGAAACCATTACCAAGTATAAAGGCAATTACATTCTTGCCGTTGAAGGTAATCCGCCCTTAAATGAAGATGGGATGTATTGCATCATCGGTGGAAAACCCTTTGTCGAACAATTAAAACGCGCTGCCGAAGGCGCGAAAGCCATTATTGCATGGGGTTCTTGTGCCTCTTGGGGCTGTGTGCAAGCCGCAAAGCCTAATCCCACTCAAGCAACCCCTGTGCATAAAGTCATTTTAGATAAACCCGTCATTAAAATTCCTGGTTGCCCACCGATTGCAGAAGTCATGACTGGCGTTGTCACTTATATGCTCACCTTTGGACGTTTACCCGAATTAGACCGCCAAGGTCGTCCTAAAATGTTCTATGGGCAACGGATTCACGACAAATGCTACCGCCGTCCGCATTTTGACGCAGGGCAATATGTGGAAACATGGGACGACGAAAACGCTCGCAAAGGTTACTGTTTGTATAAAGTCGGCTGTAAAGGGCCGACGACTTATAACGCTTGTTCTACTGTGCGCTGGAATGAAGGCGTATCTTTCCCGATTGGCTCAGGTCATGGCTGTATTGGCTGTTCTGAAGATGGCTTTTGGGATAAAGGCTCATTTTATGACCGCGTTACCGATGTCGGACATTATTTCGACGGGGCTGCCAAAATGGGCGAACACATCGGTGTTGAAGCCCAAGCGGATAAAGTCGGCATGGTTGCCGCTGGCGCAGTGGGTGGTGCGATTGTCGCCCACATCGCCGCAACCGCGATTCAACGCGCCCGCAAAGGCAACACCATCCAAACGACAGACAGTAGTGATAATGCAGTAGAAAGGAGCGAACAATAA
- a CDS encoding D-alanyl-D-alanine carboxypeptidase family protein, producing MMILRRFYSLLLLGLLIYPWISHAESITNLAPTPPTLSARNYFLLDFHSDAILMEKGADERIDPASLTKLMTAYIVFEALKTGRIKLTDEVLISEKAWKMSGSRMYVEVNSRVPLESLIKGMIIQSGNDASVALAEYVSSSEETFVDLMNRKAQQLGLKNTRYANTTGLPVENHYSTTRDLAYMAKALIRDFPEYYRYYSEKEFAYNNITQTNRNLLLWRDASVDGVKTGYTETAGYCLIASAKRGEMRLIGVIMGTAGRTERADENQKMLEYGFRFFETYELYKPRQALNNEKVWQGEVGQVALGLADSLYITIPKGQYAQLSASIQLNGKIIAPVSAGATYGRLIIRIANQAIAERPIIALNNVNTGNWFQQSIDYFWSLWE from the coding sequence ATGATGATTTTGCGAAGATTTTACAGCCTCTTATTACTGGGTTTATTGATATACCCATGGATAAGTCACGCTGAATCCATTACGAACCTTGCCCCAACGCCACCAACCTTATCCGCACGCAACTACTTCTTACTAGATTTTCACAGCGATGCCATTTTGATGGAAAAAGGCGCAGATGAACGTATAGACCCCGCAAGCCTAACCAAACTCATGACGGCTTATATCGTCTTTGAAGCCTTAAAAACAGGGCGGATTAAATTGACCGATGAAGTCTTGATTAGCGAAAAAGCATGGAAAATGTCAGGTTCACGCATGTATGTTGAAGTCAACAGTCGTGTACCGCTAGAGTCTTTAATCAAAGGCATGATTATCCAATCAGGCAATGATGCCAGCGTCGCGCTTGCGGAATACGTCAGCAGTTCTGAAGAAACCTTTGTCGACCTGATGAACCGCAAAGCACAACAGTTAGGGCTTAAAAATACCCGTTATGCCAATACCACGGGCTTACCCGTAGAAAATCATTACAGCACTACGCGCGACCTTGCCTATATGGCAAAAGCCTTAATTCGAGATTTTCCAGAATATTACCGCTACTACTCAGAAAAAGAGTTTGCTTACAACAACATCACACAAACAAATCGCAATTTATTATTATGGCGAGATGCCAGCGTTGATGGGGTAAAAACAGGCTATACCGAAACAGCAGGCTATTGCCTAATCGCCTCTGCTAAACGAGGAGAAATGCGTTTAATTGGCGTTATTATGGGCACAGCAGGCAGAACAGAACGTGCTGATGAAAATCAAAAAATGCTGGAATACGGCTTCCGCTTTTTTGAAACTTACGAACTTTATAAACCCAGACAAGCCTTAAATAATGAAAAAGTCTGGCAAGGAGAAGTCGGACAAGTGGCTTTAGGTTTAGCAGATTCTCTTTATATTACAATTCCGAAAGGACAATATGCCCAATTAAGTGCGAGTATCCAGTTAAACGGTAAAATTATTGCGCCTGTCAGTGCGGGCGCAACTTATGGACGTTTAATTATTCGCATTGCCAACCAAGCTATTGCAGAACGTCCCATTATTGCATTAAACAATGTCAATACAGGCAACTGGTTTCAACAATCAATAGATTACTTCTGGTCACTGTGGGAATAA
- a CDS encoding septal ring lytic transglycosylase RlpA family protein: MDKRTNFLSLLTLLAFGLSSCANTTPTHTVTPAPRSSVANPPASSATTTLPNPATRTTTPTITQPVNYQTRGNASWYDLGVHGMKTASGEVYDLYKMTAAHATLPLYSRVQVTSLQTGQSVIVTINDRLTDNQTNIRLAYDAAKRIGLINQANRLVNIRLLSTP, from the coding sequence ATGGACAAGCGCACTAATTTTTTAAGTTTATTAACCCTTTTAGCTTTTGGTCTCAGCAGTTGTGCCAATACAACACCAACGCACACCGTTACGCCCGCTCCCCGCTCATCCGTTGCCAATCCCCCCGCTAGCTCGGCAACAACAACCTTACCTAACCCCGCTACTCGAACAACCACGCCAACGATTACCCAACCCGTGAATTATCAAACCCGTGGAAATGCCAGTTGGTACGATTTAGGCGTACATGGGATGAAAACAGCCAGCGGCGAAGTTTACGACTTATACAAAATGACGGCTGCCCATGCAACATTACCCTTATATAGCCGTGTTCAAGTCACTTCCCTACAAACAGGACAAAGCGTGATTGTGACGATTAACGACAGATTGACTGATAACCAGACAAATATTCGTCTTGCCTATGACGCAGCAAAACGAATTGGGCTGATAAATCAAGCAAATCGCCTTGTCAATATCCGCCTGCTCAGTACACCTTAA
- the mltB gene encoding lytic murein transglycosylase B, with protein MNKHFSLAFIQSIGLSLLLSFYSLNSFATTQAEFIADMVNQHGFDYASLNRLLAQAEVKQSIIKAITPPKSGKARPWYEYRKIFINDKRINGGVAFWQENAAALQRAEQVYGVPAEFIVAIIGVETFYGQNMGSYRVLDALVTLAFNYPRRADYFRGELENFLLLTRDERINPLSLKGSYAGAMGLGQFMPSSFRNYAVDFDNDGHRNIWTNPTDAIGSVANYFKQHGWQTRQPVMIATQVRPDAEKTLLSLDFKMNRSLGWFKQNGLLFYGDLPDQTLGLLIDLETEQGKAYWFGLNNFFVITRYNRSNRYAMAVYQLATDIATLYYGQAH; from the coding sequence ATGAATAAACACTTTTCCTTAGCTTTTATCCAATCAATTGGACTGAGTCTTTTACTCAGTTTCTATAGTCTTAATAGTTTTGCGACCACACAAGCGGAATTTATTGCGGATATGGTAAATCAACACGGTTTTGATTATGCCTCCCTCAATCGCTTACTCGCACAAGCCGAAGTCAAACAAAGCATTATCAAAGCCATTACCCCACCAAAATCAGGCAAAGCCCGCCCGTGGTATGAATACCGCAAAATATTTATTAATGACAAACGCATTAATGGCGGGGTTGCCTTTTGGCAAGAAAATGCAGCGGCTTTACAACGTGCAGAACAAGTATATGGCGTTCCTGCTGAATTCATTGTTGCGATTATTGGCGTAGAAACGTTTTACGGGCAAAACATGGGCAGTTATCGAGTGTTAGACGCACTCGTAACACTGGCTTTTAATTATCCGCGCCGTGCCGACTACTTTCGAGGTGAATTAGAAAATTTTCTACTCTTAACTCGAGATGAAAGAATTAACCCTTTAAGTTTAAAAGGCTCTTATGCAGGCGCGATGGGTTTAGGGCAATTTATGCCCAGTAGTTTTCGCAACTATGCCGTCGATTTCGACAACGATGGACATCGCAATATTTGGACAAATCCAACCGATGCAATTGGAAGTGTTGCCAATTATTTCAAACAACATGGCTGGCAAACTCGACAACCCGTCATGATTGCAACGCAAGTACGCCCCGACGCGGAAAAAACCTTGTTAAGTCTGGATTTTAAAATGAATCGTTCTTTAGGCTGGTTTAAACAAAATGGCTTGCTATTTTATGGCGATTTACCCGACCAAACATTAGGGCTTTTAATTGATTTAGAAACTGAACAAGGGAAAGCCTATTGGTTTGGATTAAACAACTTTTTTGTTATCACCCGCTACAATCGGAGTAACCGCTACGCGATGGCGGTTTATCAATTAGCCACCGACATTGCAACATTGTATTATGGACAAGCGCACTAA
- the rodA gene encoding rod shape-determining protein RodA — translation MQTNLNTTHFLHLDKPLLFGLIILASIGLVVVYSADGQDLDLVFKQALRILLGFGVMFIIAQIHPQQLIRWVPWIYLAGVIMLIAVILIGDISKGAQRWLDFGIVRFQPSELMKLAVPLMVVWFVADRPLPPTYFRLAIATLLIAVPMLLIAKQPDLGTALLVGAAGTFVLLLGGIPWKLIFSLLAIAPVAGYALWNVMHDYQRQRVLTLLNPEADPLGTGYHIIQSQIAIGSGGIYGKGWLNGTQSHLEFLPERSTDFIFAVYSEEFGLLGILLLLSVYIFILTRGMIIAAQAQGSFSRLLAGSLILTFFIYIFINMGMVTGIFPVVGVPLPMISYGGTSVVTLMAGFGLLMGVHTHKRLLSN, via the coding sequence ATGCAAACCAATCTGAACACCACGCATTTTTTACACTTAGATAAACCCTTATTATTTGGTCTTATTATCTTAGCTTCCATCGGTCTTGTGGTTGTTTACAGTGCTGATGGGCAAGATTTAGACCTTGTCTTTAAACAAGCATTACGAATTTTATTAGGATTCGGCGTGATGTTTATCATTGCACAGATTCACCCTCAGCAATTAATACGTTGGGTTCCTTGGATTTATCTAGCTGGCGTGATTATGCTCATTGCAGTGATTTTAATCGGCGACATCAGCAAAGGGGCACAACGTTGGTTAGATTTTGGTATTGTACGCTTTCAACCGTCGGAATTAATGAAATTAGCCGTTCCTTTAATGGTTGTTTGGTTTGTTGCTGACCGCCCATTACCGCCGACCTATTTTCGTTTAGCCATTGCAACGCTATTGATAGCTGTCCCCATGTTATTAATTGCCAAACAACCTGATTTAGGAACAGCCTTATTAGTAGGCGCGGCGGGGACATTTGTCCTGTTATTGGGGGGGATTCCATGGAAATTGATTTTCAGCTTATTAGCTATCGCACCCGTTGCAGGTTATGCCCTTTGGAATGTGATGCATGACTATCAACGGCAACGGGTTTTAACCTTATTAAACCCTGAAGCCGACCCTTTAGGCACAGGCTACCATATCATTCAATCACAAATCGCCATTGGCTCAGGCGGGATTTATGGCAAAGGCTGGTTAAATGGCACACAATCCCATTTAGAATTTTTACCTGAACGCTCCACCGACTTTATTTTTGCAGTTTATTCCGAAGAATTTGGGCTATTAGGGATTCTTTTACTACTATCAGTTTATATTTTTATTCTCACACGAGGCATGATAATTGCCGCACAAGCACAAGGCAGTTTTTCTCGCCTATTAGCAGGTAGCTTAATCCTGACTTTCTTTATTTACATTTTTATCAATATGGGAATGGTAACAGGTATTTTTCCTGTTGTCGGTGTACCACTACCCATGATTAGTTACGGTGGTACTTCTGTTGTAACACTGATGGCTGGTTTTGGACTGTTAATGGGGGTACACACACATAAACGACTGTTGTCGAACTGA
- a CDS encoding M48 family metallopeptidase codes for MMNQKRCWLLGGLLFLNSCATSPLGRNQLVFMPADEMDKMGLQTFENLKQETPLSTDKRKQTYVSCITNAIVRVTNSNVQNWEVAVFQDDESVNAFALPGGKIGVYTGLLPVANNQHQLAAVIGHEIGHVLAQHGNERVSQETLLQTGLQAVQASLSNPQSQTAQLTMAALGVGAQFGVLLPYGRTQESEADIIGLQLMANAGFDPRQSIQLWQNMSAASQGQPPEFLSTHPAHETRIQQLSNAMPQAMQLYETAKKQGRTPNCRL; via the coding sequence ATGATGAACCAAAAAAGATGTTGGCTCTTAGGGGGGCTACTTTTCTTAAACAGTTGTGCAACATCTCCCTTAGGACGTAATCAGTTGGTTTTTATGCCTGCTGATGAAATGGATAAAATGGGCTTGCAAACGTTTGAGAACTTAAAGCAAGAAACGCCTTTATCGACAGATAAGCGTAAACAGACTTATGTGTCTTGTATTACCAATGCTATCGTGAGAGTGACAAATAGTAATGTACAAAACTGGGAAGTTGCTGTATTTCAAGATGATGAATCAGTAAACGCTTTTGCCTTACCTGGTGGAAAAATCGGGGTTTATACAGGGCTTTTACCCGTTGCAAATAATCAGCACCAGTTAGCTGCAGTCATCGGGCATGAAATTGGGCATGTGTTAGCACAACATGGCAATGAACGTGTCTCTCAAGAAACCTTGTTACAAACAGGGTTACAAGCGGTGCAAGCGTCACTGTCTAATCCACAATCACAAACCGCTCAATTGACCATGGCAGCGTTAGGTGTTGGCGCACAATTTGGCGTGTTATTACCTTATGGACGCACGCAAGAAAGTGAAGCGGATATTATCGGCTTGCAATTGATGGCAAATGCAGGGTTTGACCCTCGCCAAAGTATTCAACTCTGGCAAAACATGTCAGCCGCCAGTCAAGGACAGCCTCCAGAGTTTTTATCAACCCACCCCGCCCACGAAACCCGTATTCAACAATTATCTAATGCCATGCCACAAGCTATGCAATTATATGAGACCGCAAAAAAACAAGGCAGAACGCCTAATTGCCGTTTATAA
- a CDS encoding LPS-assembly protein LptD produces MLKNIVRIRNQFILFASLLSIAPSMSYALDWGMCQAIGEITPLPPVLPPPPENNAVRLYADDGEMYEQEGKIVASGNVILQRGEQVLKTDLATYLKNQEVVDAEGSFTFWDKQFIISGSRAKLLPNHQGEMQDVHYWLLNRRGRGQATSLQRENENNAKLQQTTYTTCDPSSEVWRLKASNVHLNQETGRGSANNVVINILNIPVFYSPYLSFPIDDRRLSGFLPPSMGSSDEVGIEFSIPYYLNLAPNYDATITPRLMSKRGVLLGTEFRYLLENSGGQIEWEYLPNDRTADEDRSLLKIRHSGMVVPSLYTDIVYDEVSDDRYFRELGDNLTISSTTHLEQRGDLRFFGNGWNVLGRLQRYQSLDTNPATRPYERLPQIVLSSDLPERNKQLNVQGQMELVNFERSYNEAPVGNRYDFKSTLSFPWRTASGFVVPSAILRHTRYDLTQLPDESVSALRDHPSRSTYTLMMDTGLFFDREVNWFNRYLLHTLEPRLFYRYTPYEYQEDIPIFDTAEYDLSFGQLFRDNRFIGADRVDDGHQLTAALTTRFVDQATGLENLRVSVGQIYYFADREVVLPSELWNTDSTSDIVAELSSQFNARLSGSATMLWNPNSNNTELSIWRLRYRPNTDSLYNFSYRLRENRLEQTDISWRFPLSSQWRSLGRWNYSLDARKDLEVFLGLEYESCCWAIRGVARRYLNTIEGDYLHGFFLEVELKGLGGFGKKADAFLEDNIVGYDDRF; encoded by the coding sequence ATGTTAAAAAACATCGTGCGAATACGTAACCAATTTATTTTATTTGCCTCTTTATTAAGCATTGCGCCGAGTATGAGTTACGCGCTTGATTGGGGGATGTGTCAGGCGATTGGGGAAATTACGCCTCTACCGCCCGTTTTACCGCCCCCACCTGAAAATAATGCCGTGCGTTTATATGCGGATGACGGGGAAATGTATGAACAAGAGGGAAAAATTGTTGCCAGTGGCAATGTGATTTTGCAACGGGGCGAGCAGGTTTTAAAAACAGACTTGGCAACCTACTTAAAAAATCAAGAGGTTGTTGATGCTGAGGGGAGTTTCACGTTTTGGGACAAGCAATTTATTATCAGTGGTAGCCGTGCCAAATTACTCCCCAATCATCAGGGAGAAATGCAAGATGTGCATTATTGGTTATTGAACCGTCGCGGGCGCGGGCAAGCGACTTCGTTACAGCGAGAAAATGAGAATAATGCCAAGTTGCAACAAACGACTTATACGACTTGTGACCCTAGTTCGGAAGTCTGGCGATTAAAAGCAAGTAACGTGCATTTAAATCAGGAAACAGGGCGAGGCTCTGCTAATAATGTAGTGATTAATATTTTAAATATTCCTGTCTTTTATAGCCCTTATTTGTCATTCCCTATTGATGACCGTCGTTTGTCTGGCTTTTTACCGCCGAGTATGGGGAGTTCGGACGAAGTCGGGATTGAGTTTAGTATCCCCTATTATCTCAATCTCGCCCCAAATTATGACGCGACGATTACGCCCCGTTTGATGAGTAAGCGCGGTGTTTTGTTGGGGACAGAATTTCGCTATTTGTTAGAAAACAGTGGCGGGCAAATTGAGTGGGAATATTTACCCAATGACCGCACGGCAGATGAAGATAGAAGTTTGTTGAAAATTCGGCATAGTGGCATGGTTGTGCCGTCTTTATATACGGATATTGTTTATGATGAAGTGTCTGATGATCGTTATTTTAGAGAGTTAGGCGATAATTTGACGATATCGAGTACCACGCACTTGGAACAACGAGGCGATTTGCGTTTTTTTGGCAATGGTTGGAATGTGTTAGGACGGTTACAGCGTTATCAGAGTTTGGATACAAATCCTGCAACCCGTCCGTATGAACGGTTACCGCAAATTGTTTTAAGCAGTGATTTACCCGAACGGAATAAACAGTTAAATGTACAAGGGCAAATGGAGCTTGTAAATTTTGAGCGTTCTTATAATGAAGCCCCTGTCGGTAATCGTTATGATTTTAAATCAACGCTCAGTTTTCCATGGCGGACAGCAAGCGGTTTTGTTGTCCCTTCCGCAATTTTACGCCACACCCGTTATGATTTAACCCAATTACCTGATGAGTCTGTGAGTGCTTTGCGTGACCATCCAAGCCGTAGCACTTATACCTTGATGATGGATACAGGTTTATTTTTTGACCGCGAGGTAAATTGGTTTAATCGTTATTTACTACATACATTAGAACCGCGTTTATTTTATCGTTATACACCTTATGAATATCAAGAGGATATTCCGATATTTGATACGGCTGAGTACGATTTATCATTTGGGCAATTATTCCGTGATAACCGTTTTATTGGGGCTGACCGTGTCGATGATGGTCATCAATTAACGGCAGCATTAACCACACGGTTTGTCGACCAAGCAACAGGGTTAGAAAATTTACGGGTCAGTGTGGGACAAATCTATTATTTTGCTGACCGTGAGGTTGTATTGCCCAGTGAATTATGGAATACCGATAGCACGTCGGATATTGTGGCGGAACTCTCTTCGCAATTTAATGCGCGTTTAAGTGGTTCTGCAACAATGCTTTGGAATCCAAACAGTAATAACACGGAATTGAGTATTTGGCGATTACGTTATCGTCCGAATACTGACAGTTTATATAATTTCTCCTATCGTTTACGTGAAAACCGTTTAGAACAAACGGATATTTCTTGGCGGTTTCCTTTGTCGTCTCAATGGCGCAGCTTAGGACGTTGGAATTATTCGCTAGATGCGCGTAAAGATTTAGAGGTCTTTTTAGGACTTGAGTATGAAAGTTGCTGTTGGGCAATACGAGGCGTTGCACGTCGCTATTTGAATACGATTGAAGGTGATTATCTGCATGGTTTCTTCTTAGAAGTAGAATTAAAAGGCTTAGGTGGTTTTGGGAAGAAAGCTGATGCATTTTTAGAAGATAATATCGTGGGTTATGACGATAGATTTTAA